The DNA window TTGAAGAGAATTGGGAACTGGTCTTGTAGATAGGTTAACCATCGGGCTGGTGGCGTACAGACGCAGGCGATATCTCAGTATCGCAGGACTGCTAGCGTTGTTTGCAGTCATCATTGGTGTCGCTTGTGGCGTTGGTCCTGAGAATATATCCTTCGCCGATGTTTGGAAATTGCTCCTGTCAAAACTACCGTGGGTGAATATAGACGAAGGTGTCACAAGAACTGTATCGACAATTGTTATTGATTATAGACTGCCGCGCATTCTTCTCGCCGGTCTGGTGGGAGCAGCCTTATCGACCGCCGGCGCCACATTTCAGGGAATTTTCCGCAACCCATTAGCTGATCCATATCTTCTAGGTGTTGCACAAGCATCTAGTCTAGGTGCAGTGATTGGATTCATGTTTTTCCCAGCGCAATCCGCCGGTATTGGTTGGATACCTGTAATAGCCTTATGCTGTGGAATCGTATGCATAGTGGTTTTATATCTCCTTGCTCGTGTCGGAAAAACCTTACCTATGACCACGGTTATACTTGCTGGCGTAGTATTGGGAGCCATATTTACAGCCCTCATATCATTCCTTTTATGGAAGTTCGCTAATGAGAATCACGGCATGGGTATAGTGTTCTGGCTGATGGGAACCTGCTCCTCCGCAAAATGGTTGGACGTGTATGTTTTATTCCCTTATCTAATTCTTGGAATTATACCCATCTACTTGTACAGCCGTTCGTTAAACATCATGCAACTGGATGAGGAACAAGCGCAGCAACTTGGTATGAATGTAGAGAAAGTAAAGATCATTCTACTTTTATCGGCTGCTCTGATAACGGCGGCTGCGGTATCCTTCGCGGGATCTATCGGCTTTCTAGGCATTATCATACCTCATGCGGTGCGTCTGATATGGGGCCCGGATTATCGTTTCCTGTTGCCGCTATCTACGATTGTGGGAGCGATATTCCTTATCCTAGCTGATACGCTATGCCGCACTATAGCTGGCGGCGGCGAAGAAATGCCTGTCGGAATCGTAACGGCATTCATAGGAGCGCCATTCTTCCTTTACCTGCTGCGCCAGAAAAAACGGGTGTTCTTTTAGGAGATGTTTTGAGCTATCTTACTCTGGATAAAGTCGACCTCGGATATCACGGGCGCATCGTGGTGAAAGGCGTCAGTCTTGAGGTATGCACAAAAGAGGTGGTGGGACTCATCGGGCCCAACGGCTCGGGGAAGTCGACGCTGCTTAAGGCCATGTGCGGACTGCTGCAGCCGACATCGGGGCGGGTCGCGCTGGACGACACCGAGATAGCGAAGATATCGAGGGAAACGCTGGCCCGCAAGATAGGCGTCGTGCCGCAACTGCCGTCGCTGCCTGAAAGCTTCAGTGTACTCGACACGGTCCTAATGGGGCGTTATCCCCACCTCGGACTGATGCGCTATGAATCGAAGAAAGACATCGAGATTGTCTGCGACGCGATAAGGCGCACCGGCATCGAGCATCTCACCGACAGGCGCGTTGGCGAGATATCCGGCGGCGAGAGGCAAAGGGTGGTAGTCGCCAGGGCGCTGGCGCAGGAGCCGCTGTTCCTGCTGCTGGATGAGCCTACCGCGCACCTGGATATCCAGCACCAGCTCGAGGTGATGGAGCTTGTAAGCTCGTTGGCGGCATCGGGGCTGGGCGTGGCCGTAGCGCTGCACGATTTCTCTCTGGCCAGCCGCTTCTGCCACAGGCTGGTTATGCTCAAGGACGGCAGCGTCTTTAAAGAGGGCATACCTAAGGACGTTATGACCACCGAGAACATCAAACAGGTATTCGGCGTTACCGCCATGATATACAGCGATCTGGCCTCGGGACCGATGGTGGTGAACACAACGATATCCCGTCCCTGCGCGGATAACATGCATCGTCGCATACACGTTATCGGAGGCGGCGGCAGCGCGGCAGGCATCATGCACCATCTGCACAGCGAGGGCTATCGCCTGACGATAGGTGTGCTGAGCCAGGGCGATACCGATCTTAGCGCCGCCCGCGCGCTTGGCATCGAAGCCGTGGTAGTCCCAGCCTTCGCCGGCATAGACGACGCCGCACATCAGCGCAACCTGGAGCTGGCGGCGCAGGCCGACTGCTGTATAGTTGCGAATGTGGCCTTCGGGTGGGGCAACTTGCGCAACCTGGAGTCTGTGTCGGTGGCACAACATCTTGTGCTGATCGACGATGTTCCTATCGCCGAGCGCGACTTCACTGACAATCAGGCCACGGAGATATATAATGCGCTCAGGAAAAATGCACAGTGCACCACATCGATGGGGATATCAGGATGCCTGAAAAATATCCTGCAGCAGAAAGAGGTGAACAATGAGCGACCCTAAAGATAGCAATGGCCTGGTGCTGATATATACCGGCGACGGCAAAGGAAAGACCACTGCGGCCATCGGCCAGCTGGTGCGGGTATACGGGTGGGGCTGGAATGCCGTGATGTTCCAGTTCATAAAAGGTTCCAAGTTGAAGGCCGGGGAGCACCGAGCCGCGGAGAAGCTGGGCCTCGACATGCGGCCCATGGGCACGGGTTTCACATGGAACGAGAAGGACAGGGAAAAATCGATCGCGCTATCGCTGAAGCAGTGGCGCAACTGCCGTGAAGCCATAACGTCCGGCAAATTCGATATGATAATCATGGACGAGATAAGTTATCCGATGACGCTAGGCTGGATACCGCTGGACGAGGTCGTCGACACGATAAAAAACAGGCCGCAGAAGCTGAACCTGGTGCTGACCGGCAGAGACATGCCGCAGGAGATAGTCGACATCGCCGACCTTGTCACCGAGATGAAGGAGATAAAACATCCGTTCGCAAAAGGGGTGAAGGCGCGGAAGGGCATCGAATTCTAATTAAGAGCAATCGCAGGTATTTTACATAACTGGAAGTTCGGGAGTAATTTATGAAGAAGACCTCACTTGAAGCGACGATAGCTAATATAAAGCAGCTCGACGGGGCGGCGATGGCCAAGGCCAGGAAGCGTCAGGATATGCTGACAAAGCCGGCCGGAAGCCTGGGCAGGCTGGAGGATATCTCGGTACATCTTGCGGGCATACTGGGCCAGGCCGTGCCAAAGATTCAGGGTAAGCTCGTCGTCCTTGCCGCGGCAGATCACGGCGTCGCGGCTAACGGCGTAAGCGCCTATCCGCAGGAAGTCACGGCCCAGATGGTTCTGAACTTCCTCGATGGAGGAGCTGCGATTAACGTACTTGCTCGACATGTCGATGCCAGGGTTGTCATCATCGACGCGGGGGTGGCGGCAGATATCCCGTCTCATCCCGATCTAATCTCACTCAAGATAGGGAAAGGCACGGCGAACATGGCCAAAGGCCCGGCTATGTCGATCGAGCAGGCACGGCGCTGTATCGAAGAGGGTATAGCCATCGCAGCGAAAGAGGTCGCAAAAGGCGCCGACATGATCGGCACGGGAGATATGGGCATCGGCAACACGACGGCGGCGAGCGCAATCACCAGCGTGGTATGCGGCAAGACCCCATTGAAAGTGACCGGACTCGGCACCGGGATATCGGAAGAGCAGAGAAAGCACAAGGCCAAGATAATAGAGCAAGCCATCGAAATAAATAAGATCGATCCGGGCGACGGGTTGGACGTGCTGGCCAAGGTCGGCGGGTTTGAGATAGGCGTGCTGGCCGGCGTGATACTGGGCGCGGCCGCCGCGAGGAAAGTCGTCGTGCTCGACGGATTTATCTCAGGTGCGGCAGGTCTCATAGCCTACACACTTTGCCCGAGAGTGAAGGACTACATTATCGCCGCGCATCTATCGATAGAGCAGGGACATATCAGCGCGCTCAAACATATGGGACTCGAACCCATCCTCGATCTTAAGATGCGGCTTGGCGAGGGCACCGGTGCGGCACTGGCTATGACCGTAATCGAGGGAGCGGCGCTCTGCCTGGCGGAAATGGCCACCTTCGGCGAGGCCGGCGTCTCGGAGAAAGGCTGAAACGAATCGCCATGAATTTCCTGTCGGCGTTAGGATTCCTCACCATCATCCCGGTCGGCAAACGATATAAAGAAGGACGTTCGCTTGCCGGCTCTTCCGTATACTTTCCGCTTGTCGGCCTGGTGCTGGGACTTCTGGTAGCCGGAATCGATTTCGGACTAGGTCGTTTTTTGCCGAATCTGCTGATCAGTGCGGTGACCGTCGCCGCGCTTGTACTA is part of the Dehalococcoidia bacterium genome and encodes:
- a CDS encoding iron ABC transporter permease, with the protein product MFAVIIGVACGVGPENISFADVWKLLLSKLPWVNIDEGVTRTVSTIVIDYRLPRILLAGLVGAALSTAGATFQGIFRNPLADPYLLGVAQASSLGAVIGFMFFPAQSAGIGWIPVIALCCGIVCIVVLYLLARVGKTLPMTTVILAGVVLGAIFTALISFLLWKFANENHGMGIVFWLMGTCSSAKWLDVYVLFPYLILGIIPIYLYSRSLNIMQLDEEQAQQLGMNVEKVKIILLLSAALITAAAVSFAGSIGFLGIIIPHAVRLIWGPDYRFLLPLSTIVGAIFLILADTLCRTIAGGGEEMPVGIVTAFIGAPFFLYLLRQKKRVFF
- a CDS encoding ABC transporter ATP-binding protein — protein: MSYLTLDKVDLGYHGRIVVKGVSLEVCTKEVVGLIGPNGSGKSTLLKAMCGLLQPTSGRVALDDTEIAKISRETLARKIGVVPQLPSLPESFSVLDTVLMGRYPHLGLMRYESKKDIEIVCDAIRRTGIEHLTDRRVGEISGGERQRVVVARALAQEPLFLLLDEPTAHLDIQHQLEVMELVSSLAASGLGVAVALHDFSLASRFCHRLVMLKDGSVFKEGIPKDVMTTENIKQVFGVTAMIYSDLASGPMVVNTTISRPCADNMHRRIHVIGGGGSAAGIMHHLHSEGYRLTIGVLSQGDTDLSAARALGIEAVVVPAFAGIDDAAHQRNLELAAQADCCIVANVAFGWGNLRNLESVSVAQHLVLIDDVPIAERDFTDNQATEIYNALRKNAQCTTSMGISGCLKNILQQKEVNNERP
- the cobO gene encoding cob(I)yrinic acid a,c-diamide adenosyltransferase, with product MSDPKDSNGLVLIYTGDGKGKTTAAIGQLVRVYGWGWNAVMFQFIKGSKLKAGEHRAAEKLGLDMRPMGTGFTWNEKDREKSIALSLKQWRNCREAITSGKFDMIIMDEISYPMTLGWIPLDEVVDTIKNRPQKLNLVLTGRDMPQEIVDIADLVTEMKEIKHPFAKGVKARKGIEF
- the cobT gene encoding nicotinate-nucleotide--dimethylbenzimidazole phosphoribosyltransferase; the protein is MKKTSLEATIANIKQLDGAAMAKARKRQDMLTKPAGSLGRLEDISVHLAGILGQAVPKIQGKLVVLAAADHGVAANGVSAYPQEVTAQMVLNFLDGGAAINVLARHVDARVVIIDAGVAADIPSHPDLISLKIGKGTANMAKGPAMSIEQARRCIEEGIAIAAKEVAKGADMIGTGDMGIGNTTAASAITSVVCGKTPLKVTGLGTGISEEQRKHKAKIIEQAIEINKIDPGDGLDVLAKVGGFEIGVLAGVILGAAAARKVVVLDGFISGAAGLIAYTLCPRVKDYIIAAHLSIEQGHISALKHMGLEPILDLKMRLGEGTGAALAMTVIEGAALCLAEMATFGEAGVSEKG